CTGAGTCAATCCCAACCTCACTAAGTAGAGCTCTTGTGTCAAGGGCTGAGGCGAGGCTATTAAGACCTGGGTGAGAAACAAGCAGTAACCTGCGTAGGCCATAATCCTCGGCGAACTCCCTAACGAGGCGACTAACACCACCTGACAGTATTAAGGCAACGACGAATGCATCATTAATGCTCAATCCCCTTAATTCATCAGTACTTGATATGACCCTATCAACACCCTCAATAGCGGGTAGTCTATCCTTATGCAGTGGTGAGACAAAGCCCAGTACAATGATCCTCCTCATACACCTAGTAATTCTCAAGGGCCTTCATAAACAGTTCTGGGTCAATATTACCGCCAGTAACCATGACAACGACCTTCTTACCCACTAACTGACTTCTTGACTTCATGGCAGCGGCCAATGCGACGGCACCCGCCGGCTCCGCGACCTGCCCAGCATTAAGGCTAATTCCTTAATAGCCCTGAGCATCTCATCATCACTAACGAGAACCACATCATCAATCCTACCCCTCAATATGCTGAACGGCAACTCATAGGCCCTAGCCGTGGTCAAGCCCTCGGCGATAGTCCTAGCATAACCCGTGGAAATCAACCTACCCTCCTTAAGCGATAGGTAAACACTCGGCGCGCCCTCCGCCTGTACGCCTATGACCTTAATTGATGGGTTAACGGATTTATAGACTATCACGGCACTCGACGCTCCCGAACCACCGTCTATTGGGTTAATCACCACATCAACATAAGATAGGTCATCAACAACCTCTAGGTGTATTGTACTAACCCTGGGATAGAGCAGTGGCTCATTGGTGCTATGCACGAATAGCAAGTCCTCCCTGTTGGCGAGACTCATTGCGTAGTCCAGGACCTCATCAAATACC
This is a stretch of genomic DNA from Vulcanisaeta moutnovskia 768-28. It encodes these proteins:
- a CDS encoding pyridoxal-phosphate dependent enzyme is translated as MPESVSRVKVETLKNLGAEIIFHGKVFDEVLDYAMSLANREDLLFVHSTNEPLLYPRVSTIHLEVVDDLSYVDVVINPIDGGSGASSAVIVYKSVNPSIKVIGVQAEGAPSVYLSLKEGRLISTGYARTIAEGLTTARAYELPFSILRGRIDDVVLVSDDEMLRAIKELALMLGRSRSRRVPSHWPLP